A window from Rhizobium sp. BG4 encodes these proteins:
- a CDS encoding PAS domain-containing methyl-accepting chemotaxis protein yields the protein MSRFSILGLDASAVIDALSRSQAIIEFDLKGNILTANENFCKAVGYQRSEIVGRHHSMFVLPDEAKSEEYRAFWAKLARGEYDQCQYRRRAKSGQEIWIEASYNPVFRRGKPYKVVKIATDITAIKRKSAEDAGKLAALSRVQAVIEFAPDGRILGANENFLSVLGYSADEIVGKHHSMFCEPGYAQSQEYRDFWADLRTGKFSNGQFMRLGKDNKRIFIQASYNPILDHNGEVFKVVKFAIDVTDRMHAVEELGSALERLSQCNIRITLDEPFVGEFERLRRDFNKSIGEFQKTLVNVLGQTGDLSKSSQEVREASEHLAERSREQAAALDETTAALGEITATVRSSTENTKETRQLVQSARVSTAASTEVVQQTVDAMQRIEAASREISQIIGVIDEIAFQTNLLALNAGVEAARAGEAGKGFAVVAQEVRELAQRSANAAKEIKVLINNSGAEVLEGVRLVGETGEALKEIDVLVKRIDGNVDKIARAADEQTTGLGEISKAVGRLDRMTQENAAMSARTTAISSTLALGADALSQLVSLFKLNRRAVQRDDGSSIKSNWKRTAA from the coding sequence ATGTCTCGCTTTTCCATTCTCGGCCTGGATGCGTCGGCTGTTATCGATGCGCTGAGCCGCTCGCAGGCCATCATCGAGTTCGATCTGAAGGGCAATATCCTGACGGCGAACGAGAATTTCTGCAAAGCGGTCGGCTACCAGCGATCCGAGATCGTCGGCCGCCACCACAGCATGTTCGTGCTGCCCGACGAGGCGAAATCCGAAGAATACCGGGCCTTCTGGGCGAAGCTGGCGCGCGGCGAATACGACCAGTGCCAGTATCGCCGCCGCGCCAAGAGCGGCCAGGAAATCTGGATCGAGGCTTCCTACAATCCGGTCTTCCGCCGCGGCAAACCCTACAAGGTCGTCAAGATCGCCACCGATATCACCGCGATCAAGCGCAAGAGCGCCGAGGATGCCGGCAAGCTCGCCGCGCTGTCGCGCGTTCAGGCTGTCATCGAGTTCGCGCCCGATGGACGCATTCTCGGCGCCAACGAGAATTTCCTTTCGGTACTCGGATATTCGGCCGACGAGATCGTCGGCAAGCACCACTCGATGTTCTGCGAGCCGGGCTATGCCCAGTCTCAGGAATATCGCGACTTCTGGGCCGACCTGCGCACCGGCAAATTCTCGAACGGCCAGTTCATGCGGCTCGGCAAGGATAACAAGCGCATCTTCATCCAGGCCTCCTATAACCCGATCCTCGATCACAATGGCGAAGTCTTCAAGGTCGTGAAATTCGCGATCGACGTGACCGATCGCATGCATGCCGTCGAAGAGCTCGGTTCGGCGCTGGAGCGTCTCTCCCAGTGCAATATCCGCATCACTCTCGACGAGCCCTTCGTCGGCGAATTCGAGCGCCTGCGCCGCGACTTCAACAAGTCGATCGGCGAATTCCAGAAGACACTCGTCAACGTTCTCGGCCAGACCGGCGACCTGAGCAAGAGCAGCCAGGAAGTACGCGAAGCCTCGGAGCACCTAGCCGAGCGCTCCCGCGAACAGGCAGCTGCCCTCGACGAGACGACGGCGGCGCTGGGCGAGATCACCGCGACGGTGCGTTCGTCCACTGAAAATACCAAGGAAACGCGCCAGCTCGTCCAGAGCGCCCGCGTCTCGACCGCCGCTTCGACGGAGGTCGTGCAGCAGACCGTCGATGCCATGCAGCGCATTGAGGCGGCATCGCGCGAAATCAGCCAGATCATCGGCGTCATCGACGAGATCGCCTTCCAGACCAATCTGCTGGCGCTGAACGCCGGCGTCGAGGCCGCGCGTGCCGGTGAAGCCGGCAAGGGCTTTGCGGTCGTGGCGCAGGAAGTGCGCGAGCTCGCCCAGCGCTCGGCCAATGCGGCCAAGGAAATCAAGGTGCTGATCAACAATTCGGGCGCCGAGGTTCTCGAAGGTGTCCGTCTCGTCGGCGAGACCGGCGAGGCGCTGAAGGAAATCGACGTCCTCGTGAAGCGCATCGACGGCAATGTCGACAAGATCGCCAGGGCCGCGGACGAGCAGACCACGGGTCTCGGCGAAATCAGCAAGGCGGTTGGACGTCTCGACCGGATGACGCAGGAAAATGCGGCGATGAGCGCCCGCACCACGGCGATCTCGAGCACGCTGGCGCTCGGTGCCGACGCGCTGTCGCAGCTAGTCAGCCTGTTCAAGCTGAACCGCCGCGCCGTGCAGCGCGACGACGGTTCGTCAATCAAGTCCAACTGGAAGCGCACGGCGGCCTGA
- a CDS encoding amino acid synthesis family protein produces MTLGIRKISTFLEETHVEGGKAAARPVTTVVVAAVIQNPWAGRGFVEDLRPEIIRIAGDLSHEMTTRLLRQMDAGKIEACGKAAAVGINGEIEHASAMIHTLRFGNPFREAIGGTNYLEFANTRNGAGALLSLPMMHKSESGKRSHFLTANFLIADAPGPDEIVVAIGAADGGRPHARIADRFQDIAEMEAEMAAKG; encoded by the coding sequence ATGACACTCGGCATCAGAAAGATTTCAACCTTCCTCGAAGAAACGCATGTCGAAGGCGGCAAGGCGGCGGCCCGGCCGGTGACCACGGTCGTCGTCGCGGCCGTTATCCAGAACCCCTGGGCCGGGCGCGGTTTCGTCGAGGACCTGAGGCCGGAGATCATCCGCATCGCCGGCGACCTCAGCCATGAGATGACGACGCGGCTGCTGCGCCAGATGGATGCCGGCAAGATCGAGGCCTGCGGCAAGGCGGCAGCGGTCGGCATCAACGGCGAGATCGAACATGCGTCGGCGATGATCCACACGCTGCGCTTCGGCAATCCGTTCCGCGAAGCGATCGGCGGCACCAACTACCTGGAATTCGCCAACACCCGCAACGGCGCTGGCGCGCTTCTGTCGCTGCCGATGATGCATAAGAGCGAGAGCGGCAAGCGCTCGCATTTCCTGACCGCCAATTTCCTGATTGCCGATGCACCCGGCCCGGACGAAATCGTCGTGGCGATCGGCGCCGCCGATGGCGGCAGGCCGCATGCCCGCATCGCCGACCGTTTCCAGGATATTGCGGAGATGGAAGCCGAGATGGCCGCCAAGGGCTAG
- a CDS encoding helix-turn-helix domain-containing protein: MDQKSQILALRDVASQINSGGDLQTVLQHLIASACRHAHWSLGSIMGIDAAHGYACVIVRYDPTLIERQLPEKWELATSPSLIALQRNEPVYLRDARESVEFPGYRKEAFERDYRTVVVMPMNCKDAEGRPMVLSVISRQITDVSEDDLAFLGAIIHMGAIAVEREHRLEAEKRAAQRLERALQAHTSLLEHVLSDGAVAPLSAMVGMMLPNPTVVVDFTANQVIAGRPPNALYDEASWQEAAATTLARPLMKAAREAIDRGATDAASLFLDDGAQRFKVSARIEPLTVDNQLVGALIIFPTSREFSDLDLLMLDSAKFALSVQMMRSFIRFRFETRTQTELFFEIVEARWRNAGDVTQRAQRLGLNFSVPQQMIVVDFPDKTKAFGGASVDVEHTLARIMQQASLQANLIAIDGGVVCLVPYDASKRQERTVKLTRRIAEELGRYFDEPPVVVAGNRCAALSDYPAAWERCSRMIRIGRSFGLTGAVSAQDFGPLPMLVAASEAGDVRSFVQESVGAIAEHDRENGTPYLETLSTYLQEGCRSQACADTMGLHVTTLRYRLSRIQELFGVDVETPEKRFAVELAIRLHGVIDNRVSAEK; encoded by the coding sequence TTGGATCAGAAGTCTCAGATATTGGCGCTCCGCGACGTCGCAAGCCAGATCAACAGCGGCGGCGATCTGCAGACTGTGCTGCAGCATCTGATCGCGTCGGCCTGCCGCCATGCCCATTGGTCGCTCGGCTCGATCATGGGCATCGATGCGGCGCATGGTTATGCCTGTGTCATCGTCCGCTACGATCCGACGCTGATCGAGCGGCAGTTGCCTGAGAAGTGGGAGCTTGCGACCAGTCCGTCGCTGATTGCCCTGCAGCGCAACGAACCGGTTTACCTCCGCGACGCCCGCGAGTCCGTCGAGTTTCCCGGCTACCGCAAGGAAGCCTTCGAGCGCGATTACCGCACCGTGGTCGTCATGCCGATGAACTGCAAGGACGCCGAGGGCCGGCCGATGGTGCTGAGCGTCATCTCGCGCCAGATCACCGACGTCTCCGAAGACGACCTCGCCTTTCTCGGCGCGATCATCCATATGGGTGCCATCGCCGTCGAGCGCGAACACCGGCTGGAGGCCGAAAAGCGTGCGGCGCAGCGACTCGAGCGGGCGCTGCAGGCGCATACCTCGCTGCTTGAACATGTGCTCAGCGACGGTGCCGTCGCGCCACTCTCGGCCATGGTCGGCATGATGCTGCCAAACCCGACCGTCGTCGTCGATTTCACCGCCAATCAGGTGATCGCGGGACGTCCGCCGAACGCGCTCTACGATGAGGCCTCCTGGCAGGAAGCGGCAGCGACGACGCTCGCCCGTCCCTTGATGAAGGCGGCGCGCGAGGCAATCGATCGAGGCGCCACGGATGCCGCCAGCCTGTTTCTCGACGACGGCGCCCAGCGCTTCAAGGTCTCGGCGCGCATCGAGCCGCTGACGGTCGACAACCAGCTGGTCGGCGCATTGATCATCTTTCCGACCTCGCGCGAATTCAGCGATCTCGATCTCTTAATGCTCGACAGCGCCAAATTCGCGCTCAGCGTCCAGATGATGCGCAGCTTCATTCGCTTCCGCTTCGAAACGAGAACCCAGACCGAACTATTCTTCGAGATCGTCGAGGCCCGCTGGCGCAATGCCGGCGATGTCACCCAGCGCGCTCAGCGGCTGGGGCTGAATTTCTCGGTGCCGCAGCAGATGATCGTCGTCGATTTTCCCGACAAGACGAAAGCCTTCGGCGGCGCCTCAGTCGATGTCGAGCATACGCTGGCCCGCATCATGCAGCAGGCCTCGCTGCAGGCAAACCTGATCGCCATCGATGGCGGCGTCGTCTGCCTCGTGCCTTATGATGCGAGCAAAAGGCAGGAGCGGACGGTAAAGCTGACACGGCGTATCGCCGAGGAGCTTGGCCGCTATTTCGACGAGCCGCCTGTCGTCGTCGCGGGAAATCGCTGCGCGGCGCTGTCCGATTATCCGGCCGCCTGGGAACGCTGCAGCCGGATGATCCGCATCGGCCGGTCCTTTGGGCTCACCGGTGCCGTCTCGGCGCAGGATTTCGGGCCGCTGCCGATGCTGGTGGCGGCATCCGAGGCGGGCGACGTGCGCAGCTTCGTGCAGGAGAGCGTTGGCGCCATCGCCGAGCATGACCGCGAGAACGGCACGCCCTATCTCGAGACGCTCTCTACGTATCTGCAGGAAGGCTGCCGCAGCCAGGCCTGCGCTGATACGATGGGCCTGCATGTCACGACGCTGCGCTACCGGTTGTCGCGCATCCAGGAGCTTTTCGGCGTCGATGTAGAGACGCCGGAAAAGCGCTTCGCCGTCGAGCTGGCGATCCGCCTGCACGGCGTCATCGATAATCGCGTCAGCGCCGAAAAGTAA
- a CDS encoding flavin reductase, which produces MVEIAAKADAPIDPIALRRAFGTFVTGVTVITTRDEDGTPRGMTANSFTSVSLDPPLLLVCIAKSASSYQAFTGAGCFAVNILHEGQVGVSATFASKSPDKFQSVTHDHIHTGAPVLTDSLTWFDCTTYNTVDAGDHAVLIGEVRAFGTSPTAPLGFCRGRYASVKDPLPSGWLASHGMIIGYLIEAGDGLLLRSDGKGGWVLPSARRRKADSQLVVEGGDALSLVPEETFLYSVFDVADSDPGYLVYRARLAGEGAGVNLPADLRFFAIDDLPYEAIATHELRSMLRRYVRERQAGRFGIYMDSDDGGRVAMIDGEARAWIQASQDQGQ; this is translated from the coding sequence ATGGTGGAGATAGCGGCAAAGGCGGATGCGCCGATCGACCCGATCGCCCTGCGCCGAGCCTTCGGAACCTTCGTGACGGGCGTCACCGTCATCACCACCCGTGACGAGGACGGAACGCCGCGCGGCATGACGGCGAATTCCTTCACCTCGGTCTCGCTCGATCCGCCGCTGTTGCTGGTCTGCATCGCAAAGTCGGCGTCCAGCTATCAGGCTTTCACCGGCGCCGGCTGCTTCGCGGTCAATATCCTCCATGAAGGACAGGTCGGCGTATCCGCGACCTTTGCCTCCAAGTCGCCGGACAAGTTCCAGTCCGTCACCCACGATCATATCCACACCGGCGCACCTGTCCTGACCGACAGCCTCACCTGGTTCGACTGCACGACCTACAATACCGTCGATGCCGGTGATCATGCGGTTCTGATCGGCGAAGTCCGGGCTTTTGGCACCAGCCCGACGGCGCCGCTCGGCTTCTGCCGCGGCCGCTATGCCAGCGTCAAGGATCCGCTGCCATCGGGATGGCTCGCCTCGCATGGCATGATCATCGGCTATCTGATCGAAGCCGGCGATGGCCTGCTGTTGCGCTCGGATGGCAAGGGTGGCTGGGTGCTTCCCTCGGCGCGCCGCCGCAAGGCCGACAGCCAGCTCGTCGTCGAGGGCGGCGATGCGCTGAGCCTCGTGCCGGAAGAAACCTTCCTCTATTCCGTCTTCGATGTAGCCGACAGCGATCCCGGCTATCTCGTCTATCGTGCCCGGCTGGCGGGCGAGGGGGCGGGCGTCAACCTGCCTGCAGACCTGCGTTTCTTCGCCATCGACGATCTGCCCTACGAAGCGATCGCCACCCACGAACTGCGCTCCATGCTGCGCCGCTACGTCCGCGAGCGGCAGGCCGGCCGGTTCGGCATCTACATGGATTCAGACGACGGCGGCCGCGTCGCGATGATCGACGGCGAAGCCCGTGCCTGGATCCAAGCCTCCCAAGACCAAGGACAGTGA